DNA sequence from the Bacteroidota bacterium genome:
CACAATTGGACAAGCTGCAACTTCTGATCGAGGCAAGCAAAACCCTCAACTCAACGCTTGACAGCGACGAGCTTCTCGATGTAATTCTCACGGCAGCAACCACAAGTTTACGGGCGGATCGCGGCACGCTGTATTTGATCGACCCCGTTACACACGAACTCTGGTCAAAAGTCGTAAAGGGAGAAGGGGTGGTTGAGATTCGGCTGTCGATGGGCAAAGGCCTTGCAGGGTATGTTGCGAAAACTGGTCAAACAGTCAACATTGTTGATGCGTACAAAGACCCGCGTTTCAATCCGGAGATTGACAAGAAAAGCGGTTACAGAACGCATAACGTGCTGTGCATGCCGTTGCGCAACAAAGATGGCACGATTGTCGGCGTGTTCCAATTACTGAACAAACGAGGCGGCCCGTTCACCAAGGAGGATGTCGATTTCATCGATGCATTGTCGGTGCATGCATCGATAGCCATTCAAAACGCCCAAATGATCAGAGATCTCGTTCAGAGCGAACGCCTCTCGGCGATCGGCAGAATGGCAAGTACGATTATTCATGACATCAAGAACCCGATGGCAACCATGCGCATCTACGCGCAGGTTATTAAAAGCAAAACCCAGGACAGTGAAGCCGCCGAGATCGCCGATCTGATGATGAAGCAGGTTGACCGGTTTGTGACTATGACTCAGGAAGTGTTGGACTTTTCACGCGGGGTAAGCGAATTGCATGTGGAGCCGGTTGAACTGAAGGACGTTCTTCCGGCAATCCTCACGTTTGTTGATCACGATCTTGCTAAACGCGGAATTACATTTGTGAAGAACTTCGACTACACGGGCACTGTTTTGATGGACGCCGAGAAGATCATGCGGGTATTCCAGAACATTGCCGGCAATGCCGCCGATGCCATGCCCGAAGGTGGCACGCTGACGCTGACGATCAAGCCAAAAGGCGACAGGCTTTCGTTCGAGTTCAGCGATACCGGGCAGGGGATGCCCGAAGAGATACGCGCGAGAGTATTCGAACCATTCTTCACGCGGGGGAAAAAGCATGGTACCGGACTCGGCATGGCAATAGTCAAGAAAATCGTGGATGACCACAAAGGCTCCATCGAACTTGACTCCGAGACCGGACGCGGCACAACCGTTCGTATCCTGCTTCCGCTCGAATGCCCGTAAACGTTGTGGTTCCACCCGAAAAACCGTATCTTAATTCTGCTTTTTTGGGCACGTGGCGAAATTGGCAGACGCGCTAGACTTAGGATCTAGTGGGGTAACCCGTGGGGGTTCAAGTCCCTCCGTGCCCACGTGGCGTCTGTGAACGATGAGTTTTGAGAAAAAAATGAAAAGGGATTAGCGAGTTGGAAGTAACGATCAATAGCGTTTCCGATGTTCAGCGTGAAGCCGAATTCCTCATGACGCACGAGGAACTTCAGCCGCATTTTGAGCGTGCGTACAAGAAATATGCACCGAAAGTGGAACTCAAAGGGTTCCGCAAAGGTAAGGTGCCGATGGAGATGATCAAGAAACTCTACGGCGAAGCAATCGAGCAGGATGCGCTTGACGATATCGCCAATGAGTCGTTCCGATCGGCAATGATCGAACGCAACGTTGAACCCTTGGGCCGCCCGTCGTTGACCGATATGGATTTCAAACGCGGCGGACATTTCAAATTCACCATCAAATACGAAGTCAAACCAACCATCGAATTGAAGAAATACAAGGGCATTGCCGTCGAGAAGCCCGTACACCATGTAACGGATGAGGAGGTTGAATCCGAGATCGAACGTCTCCGCCGCATCAACGCCTCAATGTTGGGGGTAACAATCGTACGCGATGAAGGCGACCACGTTATCACTGCCGATGTTCAGGAACTTGCCGAGGACGGAATGCCGTTGGTAGGCAAGAAGACGAAAGATGCCCGTTTTTCCCTTTCGGATGAGACGCTTGTCAAGGAAATCAAGGAAGTCCTCGCCAAAGCCGAAGTCGGGGGTGAATACCGGGTTCGCTTCGAACAGCAGCACGGTGACCATGCGCATTCTCATTTCATTGCGATTTCCGTAAAGAAGATTGAGAAAGTTGAACTGCCCGATTTCGACGATGCATTTGTTCAGAAGGTCACGCAGGAGAACATTGCAACAAAGGAGGAGTTCCTTGCAAATGTTCGAACCGATATTCAGTCCTACTGGGCGGAACAGTCGGAGCGAAGAGTCGCCGATACAATCATTGATGAAATCGTCAAAGCTCACGAGGTTGTTGTACCGGGATCGCTTATTGAACTCTATCTCGATTCATTTATCGAGGATATGAAGGGTCGATCACGTGACAGCAAATTGCCTGCCGGATTTGACGAGGCGAAATTCAGGAATGAAAACCGCCAGTACGCAACATATCAGGCAAAATGGGGCTTGCTGCGGGAGGCGATTATCGAACAGGAGAAAATCGCTGCAACGGACGATGAGATCGAACAATACGCCGCTGACGAGGCTGTACGACTTGGTATCAAGAAAGAGCAGGTGGTGAATTATTTCAAAAGTTCCAATGTCGGTGCGGAACGGGTTATCGGACAAAAGCTGATGAAGCTGTTGCGCGACAACGCAAAGATCACGGAACAAGTGATTGAAGAAACACGTTAAACCGGTTTACGTATCTTTACCCGAATAGAAAGGATCAGGGGATGAGTTTCAGCACACAGAGTCAATTGGTGCCGATGGTTGTGGAGCAAACGGGACGCGGCGAGCGGGCGTACGATATTTTCTCGCGCCTTCTCAAGGAGCGTATCGTGTTCATCGGAACGCCGATTGACGACACGGTCGCCAGCCTCGCCATTGCGCAACTGCTGTTTCTGGAATCAGAGGATCCGGACAAGGATATAAATCTCTACATCAACAGTCCGGGAGGAAGCGTATCATCCGGTCTGGCAATTTACGATACGATCCAGTACATTCGTCCCGACGTTGCAACGATCTGCATCGGCATGGCCGCAAGCATGGGCGCTGTGTTGCTGGCGGGCGGAACAAAAGGAAAGCGTGCAGCATTGCCGAATTCCCGCATCATGATTCACCAGCCGTGGGGGGGCGTACAGGGCACGGCATCCGACATCAGCATTCAGGCTGAAGAAATTCTCAAAACGAAAAAGCGTCTGAACCAGATTCTCTCGCATCACACAGGTCAACCCCTCGAATCCATCGAGCGCGATACTGATCGTGACCGCTATCTCGCAGCCGAGGAAGCAAAGAACTACGGACTGATTGATACTGTCTATTTCAAAAAAGAGAAAGAGAAAAAGTGAATCAGCGTACACGAGGCAACGAGAAGATCCATTGCTCGTTCTGCGGGAGAAGTCCCGAAGAAGTGCAGAGCATCATCGCCGGGCCGGATGTCTACATCTGCGATATCTGCGTATCAAGCTCCGTGGATATTATCCGCAACAATCTTGCGGCGTTCACGGCTCGCAAGGGAATGAAAGGCGCGCTTACGCCATCACAAATCAAAACCGCCCTCGATGAGTATGTTATCGGACAAGAGCAGGCGAAGAAGAGTCTTGCGGTTGCGGTGTACAATCACTACAAGCGCATCGACGAGAAAGATCGCCTGTTCGATATTGATGATGTGGAGATCGAAAAATCGAATATTCTTCTCATCGGGCCGACAGGAACCGGCAAGACACTGCTGGCAAAAACACTTGCCAGGATTCTTGATTTACCGTTTGCAATCGCCGATGCCACAACATTGACGGAAGCGGGTTATGTAGGCGACGATGTCGAGACGATTCTGGTCCATCTTCTCCAGAATGCCGAATACAACGTGGAGAAGGCGGAACGCG
Encoded proteins:
- the tig gene encoding trigger factor, which codes for MEVTINSVSDVQREAEFLMTHEELQPHFERAYKKYAPKVELKGFRKGKVPMEMIKKLYGEAIEQDALDDIANESFRSAMIERNVEPLGRPSLTDMDFKRGGHFKFTIKYEVKPTIELKKYKGIAVEKPVHHVTDEEVESEIERLRRINASMLGVTIVRDEGDHVITADVQELAEDGMPLVGKKTKDARFSLSDETLVKEIKEVLAKAEVGGEYRVRFEQQHGDHAHSHFIAISVKKIEKVELPDFDDAFVQKVTQENIATKEEFLANVRTDIQSYWAEQSERRVADTIIDEIVKAHEVVVPGSLIELYLDSFIEDMKGRSRDSKLPAGFDEAKFRNENRQYATYQAKWGLLREAIIEQEKIAATDDEIEQYAADEAVRLGIKKEQVVNYFKSSNVGAERVIGQKLMKLLRDNAKITEQVIEETR
- a CDS encoding GAF domain-containing protein; the encoded protein is MQPKKRKPAKRTSAPKKNDRHVLIELVQSNTLFSNVSKRTLERIISKLVTQHHKNGETIFDESTKGRDLYLILTGKVHIKKYTKYGTESLLAVLHERDFFGELSLIGGFPRSARAEAVGDCTIICLGYDHYQALLKESRTFAQNLLQHLALRLRTIDQMFVSELERNVASYQAQLDKLQLLIEASKTLNSTLDSDELLDVILTAATTSLRADRGTLYLIDPVTHELWSKVVKGEGVVEIRLSMGKGLAGYVAKTGQTVNIVDAYKDPRFNPEIDKKSGYRTHNVLCMPLRNKDGTIVGVFQLLNKRGGPFTKEDVDFIDALSVHASIAIQNAQMIRDLVQSERLSAIGRMASTIIHDIKNPMATMRIYAQVIKSKTQDSEAAEIADLMMKQVDRFVTMTQEVLDFSRGVSELHVEPVELKDVLPAILTFVDHDLAKRGITFVKNFDYTGTVLMDAEKIMRVFQNIAGNAADAMPEGGTLTLTIKPKGDRLSFEFSDTGQGMPEEIRARVFEPFFTRGKKHGTGLGMAIVKKIVDDHKGSIELDSETGRGTTVRILLPLECP
- the clpP gene encoding ATP-dependent Clp endopeptidase proteolytic subunit ClpP, producing the protein MSFSTQSQLVPMVVEQTGRGERAYDIFSRLLKERIVFIGTPIDDTVASLAIAQLLFLESEDPDKDINLYINSPGGSVSSGLAIYDTIQYIRPDVATICIGMAASMGAVLLAGGTKGKRAALPNSRIMIHQPWGGVQGTASDISIQAEEILKTKKRLNQILSHHTGQPLESIERDTDRDRYLAAEEAKNYGLIDTVYFKKEKEKK